From one Melioribacteraceae bacterium genomic stretch:
- a CDS encoding YgeY family selenium metabolism-linked hydrolase has translation MENIAKEVNKLAENYQDYSAENLSKLIQKKSLSTQEKDAADELQRQMNEAGFDEVRIDKLGNVIGRIGNGKKIIAIDGHIDTVDMGNLDNWNFDPLGGEIKDGFVHGRGSVDQKGGPVAAVTAGKILKELGLTNDITLYVTGTVMEEDCDGLCWKYLVEEENLKPDAVIITEPTNLNIYRGHRGRMEMNAEFFGISSHGSAPERGKNAIYMASKAALEIEKLHEKFDTDEFLGKGSITVTEFISNSPSLCAVSDYAKIHMDRRLTWGEDRKLALSQVNEIIKNMKAIAFLLDYKTKAYTGFEYGMEKYYPTWKLEEDHPLVLKGVDVYKQLFEADPKVDKWTFSTNGVTINGYYKIPVIGFGPGNEVLAHAPNEKVPIEHLVKASAFYALFAMSY, from the coding sequence ATGGAAAACATTGCAAAAGAAGTAAACAAGTTAGCTGAAAATTATCAAGATTATTCAGCTGAAAACTTATCAAAGTTGATTCAAAAAAAATCACTAAGCACACAAGAAAAAGATGCGGCAGATGAATTGCAAAGACAAATGAATGAAGCCGGTTTTGATGAAGTAAGAATTGATAAACTAGGGAACGTGATTGGACGAATCGGTAACGGTAAAAAAATAATTGCAATCGACGGACACATTGATACAGTTGATATGGGAAATTTGGATAACTGGAATTTCGATCCGCTCGGTGGCGAGATAAAAGACGGATTTGTTCACGGACGCGGAAGCGTTGATCAGAAAGGCGGTCCTGTTGCTGCTGTTACTGCCGGAAAAATTTTAAAAGAACTTGGATTAACAAACGACATAACTTTATACGTAACCGGAACAGTTATGGAAGAAGACTGCGACGGCTTGTGTTGGAAGTATCTTGTTGAAGAAGAAAACTTAAAACCGGATGCCGTGATAATTACTGAGCCGACAAATTTAAATATTTATCGCGGTCATCGCGGAAGAATGGAAATGAACGCTGAGTTTTTCGGTATTTCTTCGCACGGTTCGGCACCCGAACGAGGAAAGAACGCAATTTATATGGCATCGAAAGCAGCACTCGAAATTGAAAAACTTCACGAAAAATTTGACACTGATGAATTCCTCGGTAAAGGAAGTATAACTGTCACCGAGTTTATTTCTAATAGTCCTTCACTTTGCGCCGTTTCCGATTATGCTAAAATTCATATGGATCGCAGATTGACTTGGGGTGAAGACCGCAAATTAGCTCTTTCCCAAGTAAATGAAATTATTAAGAATATGAAAGCTATAGCATTCTTACTCGATTATAAAACCAAAGCATACACCGGTTTTGAATACGGAATGGAAAAATATTATCCGACTTGGAAACTTGAAGAAGATCATCCGTTGGTTCTAAAAGGGGTTGATGTGTACAAACAATTATTTGAAGCTGATCCAAAGGTTGATAAATGGACTTTCTCCACAAACGGTGTAACGATTAACGGTTATTACAAAATCCCAGTTATAGGTTTTGGTCCCGGCAATGAAGTTTTAGCACACGCACCAAACGAGAAAGTCCCGATTGAACATCTTGTAAAAGCATCAGCGTTCTATGCTTTGTTTGCTATGAGTTATTGA